The sequence ACCCGCAATCATAAAAGCCAGCGCCATGCCAGGTGTCAAACCACTGAAGATCATAGCTGCAGCAATCGGGGTTGATGCCGATGCACAGACATATACCGGCACACTTGCGGCAATCATGGTCAGCATGGCCAAGAAGGGGTACTCGGAGAATGCAGTCAATTTACCAGGTGGGACCCATGTCATGACCAGAGCGGTGATCAAAACCCCGATGGCCAGCCACGGAGCAAGATCATCCCAAATATCAGTCATTGCATATTTCATCCCCTGCTGTAGACGCCTCCAATGGGGTAAATCTTGAATTTTCCCCTCAGACTGAGGCGTTGAACCACAACAACTACTTGAACAGCATGAGCCACTACCCTCAGTAGGCGAGCTTTGGGTAATGGGTGAAGAAACAGCAATTTGATTGAATTTTTGACTGGATGCTCCAGAAACCATCGGATTGGGTACGGGGGCACTGTTTTCTTGAGAAACACTATTCCCCTGATCTCTGGGCTTTTCCTGAGGCTTGGTAATTCGGTCGATTAGAAGGACTGACAAACCGGAGGTAACGGCACTGAAGATGGCTGCAATGGGTCGTACAATGGTCAAGAAGGGGCCCAGCAATACCCACGAAATAGCAACCGAATCGACACCTGTTTCCGGTGTCGCCACCAAAAAAGATACCGTTGCTGGTTTTGATGCTCCCTTTCTATGAAGCCCCATGGCCATTGGTACGACGCTACACGAACAAAGGGGCAAAGGTGCTCCAATAAGTGCACCACGAGTTATCGGCCCCAGGCCACGTCCTCCCAGCCATCTGGCGACAGCCGACTCAGGTATCCATGCCTTAACCAATCCCGTAGCGATGAGCCCAATGATCAGCCAGGGGGCCACATCCAATGACAAGTCTACAAAATTATTGAAGAACAGTTCCATTGATTCCATCCACGGCTAGAGTTATTAGATTGCATCACTACCCACTTGTCTCTACCCTACAACCTACAGTAACTGTAGGTTCAAGCAGAAAAAGCCATGAAAAAAAATATTCCAAAGTTTCCGTGGACGATTGGTCAGGTAGCCAAAGCTACCGGATATAAACTCCAGACGATGCGCTATTATGAGCAAATGGGGCTAATCCCTCCTCCCAAAAGATCTGAGGGGAATCAGAGGCTCTACACGCAAGAACATGTCGATCAACTTCTATTCATAAGGCACTGCAGAGAGCTGGGATTTTCATTGGATAAGATCCAGCATATGCTAATGTTGGCTGGAGATACCGACCACTCATGCGAAGAAGTGGATCAAATCGCGAAATTGCACTTAGCCGATGTCAAAAATCGGATTAGTCGACTCCAGCGTTTGGAGAAAGAACTGGAAAGGATTATCGGCCATTGCAGTGAGAACAAAGTTGAGAAGTGTCTGATTTTAGAGGCTCTAAGAGATCATGATCAATGTGAGGATAAGGATCACGGTGGGCCATTGAGTTTAAAATAATTCTCTGTAGTTCCCAAAAATTTTACTCATCTTGAAATCACAGTATTTTTTCCTCCCACTGTATGACGCTGAATTGAGTTCTTTGACAATCGAGAAAACCGACCGGGCACAGAGCCCCCCAACAGGTACGAGCTAGTAGTCACCCCTTGAGATGAACGCTCTCATGCTCACCAACAGCCATGATCTCTACTCGCTCACCCCGGGGACGTATGGATAGCACTCTAGCCAACAAACTCCACTGAGTTGTGGTGCCAAAAGTAATATGGGGACGCTCAGCTTCAGCCCCAACAGCCAGTGAAAAATCCAGATCAGAAACAATAACCTGATTGAACTTCATTCCATGTTGGACAGACCATGGACCGCTGACAGAACCATCTTGATTTCTGATGGCAACCACATGATCTTCCCCCTCTGCCCACTCCAAAGGCTCTGTCAGAGTGAGTCGATTACCATCCACTGACACCACTTCAGCCGACTGCCCCCACTCCGGCACATCATGGGTAATGGCGATGAGATCTCCATAGGTGGGGATGAGACCTTCCATCTCCGTTTGGAAAGTGATGATACGCCTTCGATACCGGTTGGCTGCTGACATGTAGCCCCCTTCCCTCTGGGCATGGGCTTGGTCTGTGCAACCAAATAGGGCCACCTTCGCTGGATTAGAAGATTGGCTATCATCCAGTGAAACCGTCACCTCATCGGGCTTCCAGGTTTCGGCGTTGAAGAACTCCACGGTGACCGCATCAGCGGTTTCTTCACTGGGCATGAGGTACTGGATGCTGAGGCTGTTCTTTACCATATTGCGGGAAGAGAAGAGTGCAACGGGCAGGGTTTGAGGCTGGTCGCGGATAATACGGGCGGTGCCACCTTGAAGAATGGGTACTGCTCTCCCACATCGGGCAATACGGGTGATGGCCTCCCATACGGTTAGCTTTTGGTCGAAGACTGCATCGAAATGATCTCCCCTACTCTGCCAAATTTGATCCAGGGTATGGAGGCCTGTCAGATCGATGCGGTCGTCCGTTAGTTTGGCTCCGTACTCGGCTTTAAGGGCATCGGTAATGGCCCAGGCGATGGATCGGGAGGGTTGTAGATCGGACCACCCTGAAGTTGGATTCCAGGCTGCCAGCTTGCGGGTTACTACACAGTTGACCATGCGTGAGGAGCGCTGGGAGAGATTGTCGGTAGCCCGCATCCTCATGGCCAGCATGGTGACATCACCAAAATCCGGCTGGCTGTCGAGATAGGCTCTCAAGGCTGACCATCTGAGCTCATGCCCTGCCCTCGGATCGGTATCTTTCTCGTTGGTCCTGCGTAGCCGCACCTCATACCGACCAGCATCGACACTGTGTTTGTAGGAAAGGCGCAGAGGCGTATTGGTGGCCTCAGTAACCGTAATGAGGTCCAGGGTCATCCAGCCACCTACAGGTGTACCTTCATCATCTACTTGCCGAGCTTGGGCCTCCCACTCCACAGTACGTTCATCCAGCCCTCCTCCGCTGTTTGCGTAGTAGAGACCACTCTGCATGGCTAAGTCGATTCCAATGGCAGAAGCTTCGGTACCGGGTGGGTTTGCGGCAAAAGGCCCGATCCAGCCATCATCCCCCTCTTCCAATAAATTGGTAGCGATGAGCTCTTGGCCTGCCACCTCGGGAGCTGTCACCACGTCGGGATCAAACAGGGTTACTCCAGATCCTGGCGGGATGACCTCGTACTCAATCTCCTCAAACGATGAAATAGGGGTATCCTCGATGCGCAGAGATTCAAGCTGATAGTGGCCTTGGCCGATGCAGTGGAGTTGATGCAGGTACTGCTGATTGTCTAAATATTCGGTGTAGGGGGATGCAGCGATATCGGGATAGATGAGGTGTCTGCCGTAGATGACCGGGATGGGTTGTCCCAGGCGGGCCTGATTACCCTGGACCCCCAGGGCATAGGTGGGGCTTGGCGCTTGAATGCCACTGCTGCCAAAGCTGGACATCTGGGGCATAGGGGGAGGAACAAGGACATTAACCAGCGTTGAGCCAACTACAGCCAGGGTTGCCGTGATGGCTGCTTCCCCCACCTTGGTGGCCCAACCAATCTTGCCTGCTATGACAGGCCCGAAATAGTAGGCCGCTACCATTACGGCAATCATCAGAACCACACGAAGAGGATTGGAGCCACCACCACCGCCACCTTGAGGTAGCGGTACGAACACTACGAGATCATCAGACTGAATAAGCTCAGTTTGCCACTCACCCCGGAGCAAGGGCTCGCCGTTTTTGATACAGATGGTGGGGAGGGTAAATTCAGGGGGTTGGCTCTGCAGGAGCCAGTCCTGGATGGTAATGGGCTTTAGGATGGGAAACTGCTGGCGGTTTAGGTGGGGTTGAAAGGGATTTTCAACAATGATAATGGAGCCGTTCATGTGGCGTTCTCCTGGAAACGGTAGTAGCCCTCTGTAAACCATCCATGCTGTTGCAGAGCTTGCAGATTCTGGAACACCACCCCTGCCCCCTGTACGCAGTGCAAGACACCGCCACCATCTACATCCAGCCAAAGCCCCACATGCACCGGATATCGAGCTTGGCGCATGAGCACACAGTCCCCCTCACAGGCCGCTTGAACTCGCTGCCAGCGGTGACGTTCATCATGATTTTGAAAGGCTCTGGCCAGTGTTGAGAGATCGTTGCCAGAGATAGGAATAAAGGGAAGTTGCCGATCAAAATGGTGCTGCTGAATCCACCTGATCAGGGTCCAGCAGTTAAAGGCTTCTGGACCTTCTGCGGTTGCTGACCAGGGCCTACCAATATATTGGGCAGCAAAATGGCTCATCGGGCCAGCCCTGGGAATCTGGAGGCGCTGTAGGTAGCTGCGGGGAAAGCTTTATTACCGATGTCCATCATGCGGGCTCGAGCTCTGACCTGGAGCATGTCCGCTTCCACCTCAGTGATGGTGAGGGTCAGAGGAGGATCCATCTGCGGGCCTTCCAGATCAGTCGAAAGATAAGGGCGGTAAGTGATCTCAATGGGGTCCATGGTCTGCACCGCCCGATCCAGATGCTTCATGATCTCCCCGGAAACATTGTCCAGGGTGACCACAATCTCCGGCATAGGGGTGGACTCCACTGGTGGCAGTTCCAGATTGAAGGCCAGAGCAATAAAGGTGACTGGCTCGCCAGGATTGAGAGGCGCTGAAGACTCCAACTTGGCGGTGAGATCCACATAGTCCCTTACCACCCGGATAGCTGTGGGCACCCCTTCATCATCCACAAAGGCTGGGTGGCGGATCTCCAGGGTATGCAAAATCACCACATCAGCAGGTGCTGAAGCATAGGCCTCCCGGATGGCCTGGGAGAGTCGATCGTCAGGCATTGAATGTTACAGACCTAAAGCAGCCTTGGCGGCATCGGCCTGGGAGACCAAACCTTCTACAAAGGCGTGATAGCCAGGGTCCCCCACCCGCAAGGCTCGGAGCTCATCTTCCAGACCATATCGATCACGGATATCTGCTTGTAGCTGCTCATTGATCTCCAAGCAGGGCAGCGCTTGCTTACGCAGTTGATGCTTCAGGCCTGGCTCTTCCGTGAAATCAACAGGCCCTTGCCACTGCTCAGCTTTGGGATGATCCAGAGGAACAGAGAGATAGATCTGACCATCCAGCTCACAGAGGTAGACCACAGGCTGGTTGGGATCGCCCCCTTCCGGGTAGCGGATCTGTAGGTAAGAAGAATATCGATAGATCTGACGCATAGCGACCTCCATCAGAATAGAACCGTGGAGAAGGCATAGAGACCGGAGTTAGAAGAGTCGGTACCGGCCTGACCATGGCCGTTATAGCCAGATGAGAGTACTCGGCCATCGGAAAGCAGAACATGGGTACAGAACCCTGAATTTTCCCCATTAAATACGATATCCACCGGTTTAACGCCGAATGAACCACCCAACCCGATACCACAGGCCGGTTGGAAACTGGTTTGGTAGGTCGTATGTCCCAGCCCAAGCTGACCGTTACCGTTGTACCCTGCGCTCCAAAGAGTACCACTGCTGTCCAGCGCCATGGAGAACTGATAGCCGTAGTAGCCGCTTCCACGAATCTGGACGATATCGGTTAGACCCGGATCCTGGGGCGTATGCTGATTGGTAGTATTGCCCACCCCCAGTTGGCCATAGTTGTTTCGCCCCCAGGTGCGGATGGAGCCATCCCCCAACAAGGCCATGCCGTGGGCAGTTTGACCGCCACCAATAGAGACATCCACCACATTGGCCAGAGCAGAGATTTCCACCGGAGTGGTGCGTTCGGTGGTATCCCCCACCCCCAGTTGGCCATAGGTGTTGTACCCGGCTGCATAGAGCCGCCCATCCTCTAACTGCCAGAAGGTTGAAGCGTAGGGGTTACCGTTGCCATCCCCATCGCAGTTACCCACGATGGTGTTCACATTACCGGGCAGGGATACTGGGGTTGGTCCATGCTGGTCGGTAGTATTGCCCACTCCAAGATTGCCACGACCGTTATAGCCCCAAGAAAAAGCATTACCACTGGCATCGATGGCAAAGGCATAGCTGCAATTAGCCCCTGCACATCCCACCCACACCCAGTTTTGTGCCCCGGAAACCTGCACCGGCTCCAGACGGTTGGTGGTGGAGCCATCTCCCAGTTGACCATAACCGTTAAAGCCGCAGGCCCAGATGCGCCCCTGGTCATCCAGAAACCAGACCGAGGTATAGTCTCCCCAATAGGATCCCGTTGTGGCCATCTGGGTGATGCCGGTAAGCCCTACAATCTTGGTAGGCACATAGCGCAGGTTGGTATCCCCCTGCCCCAGCTGGCCATAGCCGTTGTAGCCCCAGGAGTAGACAGTGCCATCCTCCATCAGAGCAAAGACAGAACGCCCAGCCAGATGCACCTCTTTGACCACGGTGGTCAGGCCAGCGGGAAAGGCACAGGTCATAGGCTGTAAGCGGCGACTGGACTGGGCACCGATGCCCAGCTGTCCCTGACCGTTGTTGCCTACGATTCGAACGGTACCATCGGTCATGAGATAGGCGCTGTTGTACATGCCGATACCACTGCCGCTACGCTGGACCTGCAATGCTTTCACCCGGCACCCTGGGCGATCATGCAGTGCGGTCCATGAGGGGTCCCCACTCACCCCACCTGTTTGCAGAATCTGACCAGCCGTTCCCGCTGGCAGTCGAGCAGGACCTATCCCATCGTGAAAAAGCAGGTCGCCTTGCTCAGTCACCTGATTGGTACCGGCCGCCAGCAGACTCCAATGACCACTGTCCAGCGGTGTGATTCCGGCAGTTGCATCAGCAATGCAGATATAGCCGGAGCCATTGAAGTGCACCCCATCGTTTTCCAGATAGCTCAGACCTGAATCGTAGGCCCCTTTCCATTTGATGGTCAGGGCATCATTGGCAGCGGCTTGAGCAGCGGTTGCTGCGTTTTCAGCCTGATCCTTTAAGGTCGTCAGACTGGTCATGTTGGCATTCAGGGTGGCATCCATATCCGCCTGGGCTTTGGCCAGAGACTTAACCGAACCACCCTCTGTGCTCACCGTGGTGGCATCATCCCCATGCACCACCTGATGCAATAGATCACCATCGGATTCCAGTTGGTTGACCAACTGTTCCAGTTCCGTAGAAGAAGACATCTCAACACCTACCAGTGATTGGGCCAGGATTGATGGATAAGAGAGTGAAGGCGATTGGCTTGGATCATAAAGGCATCACCCTCACCTGAGAGGAGCAGATCCAGAGCAGCAGCTCCCATAACTGGGGGATCTCTAATTTCTAGGTTAGCGGTAACCTCCCAGAACAGCCCTCGAAACAGGGGCTGGGCTTTGTAAGGGCCATGAAAGCGTCCCTCCTGCTCTTGCAGTCCCATGCCGTTGGCTAAAATGATCGAAAACCAAGCAGCTCCCGAGTAGGCCTTGTGGCGAAACCAGGATTGGAACAGGGCGAACTGCTCTGGATTCATACGCCAGCGAACGGTAACCACGGTGGGAACATGAGTAAAGATTCGACGCTGTCGGGCAGGCCCTGCGTCCATCTCCGTACGCAGCAGGGCATCTTCCGGTTTGATCACATAGCCCTGCACGGTGGGTTTGGGCAGTTGCCCAGGCCAGGATTCCATCAGCGGTAGCTACCCACAGCTGGGTTTAAGCCATATCGCCGTTCCAGGGTCGGTGCAATACCCTCACCACGACCGATGTTGCGGTTCATACGGCTCTCCACCTGATCCACAAACACATCCAGGGTCAGATCCCCATTGCCTTGCTGCTGCCACTGGGCTTTGGCCTCCACGTTTTCGGCATTATTGTGGATATTGACCATCACCTTGACCTCAGGCTTGCGGTTGAAGCCCTCTCCCAGCAGTTGCATCTGGCCACGGGTAAAGACCGTTTCACCTTGTTGCAAAACGGCGGGCACCTCACCGGGTCCGATGACGCCACCACTGTGATATCTGGGCGCTTGCTCGTAGAGAGAAGCTGGCACCAGACGGGAACTACCCTCACCACTGCCCACCACACCGCCACCGTGATAGACCAAGGCGTTGCTCATGCCGGGCTTAGGTGTGAGCACAGCGGCTTCCGCCGTTCCACCACCAAGACCGATACCACCGAAGATGGCGCTGCCGATGGTAGAGAAGAGACTCTCCATGAGACCACCCAACGGTTTGACCACCGCCATGCGATAAGCAGTGCGAATGGCTTCCTCCGCAATGGTGTTGAAAAGATCCGTAGCCGACAGCTTTCCGGTCATAGCCCATTTGACAAAGGCGTTTTCACTCTGCCGCAGTGCACCACTGGTGACCTGTTCAAAGGTTTGGGAAGCATTGGTGGCTTCATCCAGATAGTCGCGAATAGCCCGCTTAATACCATCAGACCAGTGGCTGCTGGCATCCAGCATTCGGCCATGGGCTTGCTCAACAGCCTGGGAGAAAGTCTGCTGATTAATGGCTCCTTCAGCCAGGAGTTCATTAAGATTGGTTAATTCTGACCGGTACTGTTCCTGTGCAGTGCGATACTGCTCGGAGAGGTCTTTTCCCTCTTTGAGCCGCTGCAGCCTTTTTTCTTCGGCCTTTTGCTGAGCCTCAATGGCATGTTTTTCATTAAACAGCATGGCTGCCAGTTGCTCCACTTCAGCCCTCTGCTGGGCAGTGGCCTCGGCAGATAGTCTGCGCAGGGCTTGGGAGATGAAACGCTGGCGATCGGTCTGGCTTAACGCATCCTGTTCTACTTTGAGGGCTGTCACCACCCGCTGGTTTGCCGCATGGCGTTGATCCGCCAGCTTCTGCTCCTGGGCTGCCAACTGGGCCAGTTTGGTACTGCGAACATCCGCCGCAGTTCCCAGCAGTTGGTCCACCTTTTTTTGGTTTTGATCGGTACGGATCTGCCCAAGCTGCTCAACATGGCGGTGATACTCTGCTTCAATACGGGCTGCGCCTTGTTGGGTTACGCTGAACAGTTGCTGTTGCAGCGTGCGCTCAAGCTGAGCCAGCTTTCGGGCTCTCTCCTTTGCGCTTTGCAATTGGCCTTCATCACCAGACGCAGAATCAGGTGTGGACGTATTAGGAGATTGTGCCTGACTCTCCCGTTTGGCCTGCTCAATGTTGGCATCCTGGATGGCTCGAAGCTGTTCATTGATGGCGATGATTTCCGTTTTGAAACTGGCCAGACGATTTCGGGCAATGGGGTGCAGGTTACTGCGGCCCGCCAGTTTGGCCACCTGCTCTTGAAGGCGCAGACGTTTGGAAAGCAAGGTGTTAAACCGCTCATCATCGGAAGGATCACCAAACAGCTGTTGATAGCCTTTACCCACCGTAGAGAAGAAGGTGGCAAAGGCGCTGGAGGCGTCGGAGATCAGTGGGGCTAGATCCAGAAGGGCTCGGTTGAGGTTGGCTGAAATGACCTTACTGAGCGTATCCAGATCGTCCCTGGCCTGTTCTGCATTGCGGATTAGGTCCCCCTCAATAACGATGCCCAGATCCCTAGCTTTGAGCATAGTCTGTTCCAGGGCATCGGAACCGCCCCGCAGCATGTTAATCAGGCCGACACCACCGGAATCAAACAGCTTGAAGGCCAAGCGCACCCGCTCTGAGCTGTTTTCGGTTTTGGAGAGGGCATCGGCCACTTCCAAAAGCAGATCTTCGGTTTTGCGGATCTGACCATGCTGATCTCGTAGGGTAATGCCCATCTGGGCCAGAGCATCCTTGGCTTCTCCACTTCCAGAGGCGGCTTCTGCCACCCGGCGGGTGAAACGCTGTAGAGACATATCCAAGGTATTCTGGGAGATGCCAGCCGATTCGGCGGCATAGCGCAGGGCTTGCAGAGACTCCACCCCCACGCCGATTTTGTCTGCTGTCTTACCGATGGCATCCGCTGTGGTAATGGAACGATTTACCAGGGCGGTCAAACCACCGGCTGTGGTCAAACCTGCAACCACCCCTGCCAACATGCGCATACGGGATTGTAGTCCACTGGCCCGGCCTGCCAGAGTCTCCAAGCTACGGGAAGCATCGGAACTGGCGGTGCGAATACGCTTAAAGGAGCGCTCCCCACCCTCCCCGATCTGAGCCAGTTCAGCGCGCACACGTCCCCCATCCTCTACGGACAAGCGGATGGAATAGGAGTGTCGTGTACGGGTCATGGTTCTTCTGAAAGGTTGGCTTCAATAAGTCCGGATTCAGCAACAGGTAGAAGTTCTGTGGCCGTCCATTCATCGAGTCCTACAGATCTGGCCATCTGTAGAGCTACATTCATATCGATACCCAGAATCTGCCCCGATGGAGCCAGCCTCAGCTGATTTTGACAGGCTTGCATAATCTCAAAAAGCTGTTGCTCTTCCAGGGATTGAGGGGCGTACTCATCATAGGGACAACGCTCCCCACTCAGCCCAGGCTTTCCTCGGGCACAGGGGGCTCCATCTTCTCTACATCCTCTGCAATAGGCTGGCCCGCCGCCTTGTTGAAAGTGCCATCGGCAGAGGGCCCGGATACGTTTTTTGCGGCATTGAGCATCACTTGGTGCAGGGTGAAAGCTTGGAAAAAGCGCTCACCCATGGGATAGAGATCAAGTAGTACTTTGATATTCTCCTTGGTCACAGGAGCATCCTGCTCACCGGAATCATCCGCAACCCCCTGCCAAGCCGTGATATGGGCAAAGGCCAGTTCCTGAACCAATATCACCTGATAGTGGCCATCCCGTTCGATCTCATCATCCAGATCGGGGTATTCCCGATTGAGTCGTTTTCGGGCTGCTGCCTGACACAGAGACATCCCAGCTGAAGTGAGGGGCTTGACCGTCACCACCACGTTGTAGGGCAGTTCCAGATCATAGGGTTCTTTTGGGGGCGTAAGGGAGATCATTGGTAGTCGCTCCCATCCAGATCACTGTTTAGAGTTACGGTGAGCATGCGCCCGGCCGCTTCATTGCGTGCTCCTTGAAAATCAAAACTGGCCTGCACGCCACCGGGCCCCTCCACAGCCAGCTTGGGCTTGGGCAGATAGACCTCATGACAGGTAAACAGAATGCTGTTGTTGGCATCCACCCGGTAGCCAAACTCCAGATCCATAGGTGTACCGTTGCTGGCCAGATCGATGAGGCTGGTATCGGCAAAGCGCACATCGATACGCCCTGTGAGAGATGCCACCGTGGGATCTGCTCCATCGATGAGACCGTCATCTCGGATGGTTTCGATTTTTTCCAGATTGTTGCTGTAGGTAAGAGAGCCGCCGGTTAGATGGGCCAGAGAAGTGCCACCCTTTTTGATGGAGCCCTGAAACTGGCTGATGCGTTCAAAGGTAAGAGCGGTGGGTGTGCCTCCTTGAGATGAAGCCGAACGGTTTTCCCCTTGGGCAACCAGATTCAGCGTCGCCGCAGCAGCCCCTGAGCGTTGAAACTCCAGCGCAAGAGAATTCACCATCACTCCAGCACTGAGAAAGAAAGCTGGCACCTCCAGCATACCCACCTCAATGCTGTAGCTGGGTAGTACCTGTTCACCGGAGGCAAAGGTGTGCACATAGGGGCCACTACCAGTAGTATCGGCATTGCCCAACAATCCGGTCAACCACAGCCCCATGTAACGTAGGTCCATGGGCGTTACTACCTCACCCTCCACATTGATCACATCCTGTAGAGGGGGTAGCGGGTCTCGCCCCTGTCCCAGTACCGGATCATCTACCAATCCCTGTTCGCTACCCAAACTGCAGCGGTTGAAAGGCATGCGGATAAAGTTGCCGGAGGGCTTTTGACCGTAGACGGTTTCCCTTTTTAACAGCAGGTGGGCATTGGCCCCATAGGCTCTGGCCATGATGCAAATTCCTTAAAAAAGGCATCCGGCACTGCTGCCGGATGCCTTGAAAACCAAAGGGGGAGCCTGGGTCAGGCCAGGGTGATGCCATCGGTGGCTTCGAAAGCCAGTTCGGTTGCAGAAACCGCCTTGCCCAGATATTGAACAATATGCCCAGAACCGGTTGGCGGAGTGTTGGTGGTGGCCCCTGCAGTGTCAGCAGAGAGGAACATGCGTTCACCGGGGGTAAGCCCAGAAAGCTGATCTGACACCCCTTCAAAGTAGACCGCCACATCGTTACCCACGGTGGCGGCCTCCTTCACGAAACCGTCCGCCTGGGTGATGTTGGCATTGGCCTGGGCGGGCCGAACTTTCAGGGTACCGGCATCGTCGTAGATGTTGACGAAATCACCTGCCGCCACATCCACCCCCACGGTGATGCTCTTGAGGTCTGGTCCAATCCCCGTGGGCATCATGCCTAGAGAAAGCTTACCAGTGGTATCCAGCGCCACCACCTTACCGGCATCACTGACACCGGTGGTGGAGTCCACCGCAAGGGCCTCCTTGGTTTTACCGTCGGTGGTGTCGATCTTCAGATATTTGCTAACAGCCATGGGCCTTACTCCTTAAATAGTTGGCCTGGAACAGAAAACCCGCCGGAATGGCGGGTGGGGATTACTTCTTCTTGGGTTTATCTGGGTGGTGGCAGGAGCATCGACAACATCCTGCGGGAAGCATGCTCCTGGAGAGTCTGCCGTGCCGGTCCAGAGCTACGATCTTTCCAGCATCCTTGCGCCCTTTAGATCGGTCGGTGGCATAGGCCTCCTCGGGCTGGCCGGAGTCCCCGTTCAGTCGGATAAACTTTTGAGTGGTCATGGGTTAAACCCTTACAACAGTTGAATAGTGGGTTCGATACTCAGGAACAGTTCTGTAGGCGATAGTGCCCGCCCCACCGTGGTGAGATAACCAGATGTTGGGGGTGTTTGAGTGGGTAGACCATCCAAACCCAGAAACACCCCATCGGGATCGGTGGACCAGTTCCAGCCAGGGTTTGAGATCGGCCCAAACACCTGGATAGGGATCGCCTCCCCTTGCTGTGCAGAGATAAG comes from Magnetococcus sp. PR-3 and encodes:
- a CDS encoding DUF1833 family protein, producing MPDDRLSQAIREAYASAPADVVILHTLEIRHPAFVDDEGVPTAIRVVRDYVDLTAKLESSAPLNPGEPVTFIALAFNLELPPVESTPMPEIVVTLDNVSGEIMKHLDRAVQTMDPIEITYRPYLSTDLEGPQMDPPLTLTITEVEADMLQVRARARMMDIGNKAFPAATYSASRFPGLAR
- a CDS encoding NlpC/P60 family protein yields the protein MSHFAAQYIGRPWSATAEGPEAFNCWTLIRWIQQHHFDRQLPFIPISGNDLSTLARAFQNHDERHRWQRVQAACEGDCVLMRQARYPVHVGLWLDVDGGGVLHCVQGAGVVFQNLQALQQHGWFTEGYYRFQENAT
- a CDS encoding phage tail protein yields the protein MNGSIIIVENPFQPHLNRQQFPILKPITIQDWLLQSQPPEFTLPTICIKNGEPLLRGEWQTELIQSDDLVVFVPLPQGGGGGGSNPLRVVLMIAVMVAAYYFGPVIAGKIGWATKVGEAAITATLAVVGSTLVNVLVPPPMPQMSSFGSSGIQAPSPTYALGVQGNQARLGQPIPVIYGRHLIYPDIAASPYTEYLDNQQYLHQLHCIGQGHYQLESLRIEDTPISSFEEIEYEVIPPGSGVTLFDPDVVTAPEVAGQELIATNLLEEGDDGWIGPFAANPPGTEASAIGIDLAMQSGLYYANSGGGLDERTVEWEAQARQVDDEGTPVGGWMTLDLITVTEATNTPLRLSYKHSVDAGRYEVRLRRTNEKDTDPRAGHELRWSALRAYLDSQPDFGDVTMLAMRMRATDNLSQRSSRMVNCVVTRKLAAWNPTSGWSDLQPSRSIAWAITDALKAEYGAKLTDDRIDLTGLHTLDQIWQSRGDHFDAVFDQKLTVWEAITRIARCGRAVPILQGGTARIIRDQPQTLPVALFSSRNMVKNSLSIQYLMPSEETADAVTVEFFNAETWKPDEVTVSLDDSQSSNPAKVALFGCTDQAHAQREGGYMSAANRYRRRIITFQTEMEGLIPTYGDLIAITHDVPEWGQSAEVVSVDGNRLTLTEPLEWAEGEDHVVAIRNQDGSVSGPWSVQHGMKFNQVIVSDLDFSLAVGAEAERPHITFGTTTQWSLLARVLSIRPRGERVEIMAVGEHESVHLKG
- a CDS encoding SO_0444 family Cu/Zn efflux transporter; this translates as MELFFNNFVDLSLDVAPWLIIGLIATGLVKAWIPESAVARWLGGRGLGPITRGALIGAPLPLCSCSVVPMAMGLHRKGASKPATVSFLVATPETGVDSVAISWVLLGPFLTIVRPIAAIFSAVTSGLSVLLIDRITKPQEKPRDQGNSVSQENSAPVPNPMVSGASSQKFNQIAVSSPITQSSPTEGSGSCCSSSCCGSTPQSEGKIQDLPHWRRLQQGMKYAMTDIWDDLAPWLAIGVLITALVMTWVPPGKLTAFSEYPFLAMLTMIAASVPVYVCASASTPIAAAMIFSGLTPGMALAFMIAGPATNIATLGIIKRELGGKTLTAYLIGIVFSAIFMGLGIDWITHIVDSEIVVTRPGGTEEILPFWLSMGALIFLASLSLRHPVTKMVK
- a CDS encoding MerR family transcriptional regulator, which produces MKKNIPKFPWTIGQVAKATGYKLQTMRYYEQMGLIPPPKRSEGNQRLYTQEHVDQLLFIRHCRELGFSLDKIQHMLMLAGDTDHSCEEVDQIAKLHLADVKNRISRLQRLEKELERIIGHCSENKVEKCLILEALRDHDQCEDKDHGGPLSLK
- a CDS encoding RCC1 domain-containing protein, yielding MSSSTELEQLVNQLESDGDLLHQVVHGDDATTVSTEGGSVKSLAKAQADMDATLNANMTSLTTLKDQAENAATAAQAAANDALTIKWKGAYDSGLSYLENDGVHFNGSGYICIADATAGITPLDSGHWSLLAAGTNQVTEQGDLLFHDGIGPARLPAGTAGQILQTGGVSGDPSWTALHDRPGCRVKALQVQRSGSGIGMYNSAYLMTDGTVRIVGNNGQGQLGIGAQSSRRLQPMTCAFPAGLTTVVKEVHLAGRSVFALMEDGTVYSWGYNGYGQLGQGDTNLRYVPTKIVGLTGITQMATTGSYWGDYTSVWFLDDQGRIWACGFNGYGQLGDGSTTNRLEPVQVSGAQNWVWVGCAGANCSYAFAIDASGNAFSWGYNGRGNLGVGNTTDQHGPTPVSLPGNVNTIVGNCDGDGNGNPYASTFWQLEDGRLYAAGYNTYGQLGVGDTTERTTPVEISALANVVDVSIGGGQTAHGMALLGDGSIRTWGRNNYGQLGVGNTTNQHTPQDPGLTDIVQIRGSGYYGYQFSMALDSSGTLWSAGYNGNGQLGLGHTTYQTSFQPACGIGLGGSFGVKPVDIVFNGENSGFCTHVLLSDGRVLSSGYNGHGQAGTDSSNSGLYAFSTVLF